A section of the Solitalea canadensis DSM 3403 genome encodes:
- a CDS encoding TonB-dependent receptor plug domain-containing protein: MKYFRLKTESNQNSAKMEVRSAIALLPFLLFSVTLWGQDSSSVKRLKTVTVTAKSKYEVKGASQTRIDTLILQRNVNSSLAELLSENTPVFIKSYGRGSLATASFRGTAPSHTQVTWNGININSPMLGMVDFSLIPVYFLDDVNLSHGGASVSNTSGSIGGSIQLDNKPLTQKGWSGQFVQGLGSYSTYDEFGQLNYVANKWQTKTRLYYGYSANDFSFKNKEIKDLENPLAPYPIQVNKEAEYHKAGILQEVYFRPTLKDQLSFNIWSMYTDRKLPRLTTSEADENANINSQFDETLKAVVSWNRYEHSANYFLRLGYDHQDLDFWLKNQISGGDIVKAINSTATSNSFYFQSELNKSFIEDKLKLKGRLDYTLSKVISAEEVKMTGYEENRSDLSFLLSAEANLTKRLFLTALVRQGIIDGDYYASPFLGTEFLINENYDWKLKLNISQTFHYPTLNDLYYLPGGNPNLLPERSNAIEIGTSISKKLNDTFNFWVDINAYSSTVKNWIIWLPSYNQFWVPENMREVKSKGVESKIGISGGRRFTFKSHVNFAWTHSVNNDDPRNWADESVGKQLVYIPEYSGNLFSNIAYKGYYISYFFNYYSTRYTTTSNEKETKRDFLYPYLMSDMAIGKDFKLRKTYVGLQVKVLNLFNEEYRTILRRPMPGRNYYLTIKASF; this comes from the coding sequence ATGAAATATTTCCGACTAAAGACTGAAAGTAACCAGAATAGTGCAAAAATGGAGGTTAGGAGTGCGATTGCACTCCTGCCTTTTTTGTTGTTTTCGGTTACTTTATGGGGACAGGATTCTTCAAGTGTAAAAAGGCTAAAGACGGTTACGGTTACAGCGAAATCTAAATATGAAGTTAAGGGAGCCTCACAAACCCGAATCGATACGTTGATTCTACAGCGAAACGTAAACAGCAGTTTGGCTGAATTACTAAGTGAAAATACCCCTGTTTTTATTAAATCTTATGGTCGTGGATCACTGGCTACTGCATCATTTAGAGGAACTGCTCCTTCACATACTCAGGTAACCTGGAATGGAATCAATATTAATTCACCAATGTTGGGAATGGTTGATTTTTCATTAATACCCGTTTATTTTCTGGACGATGTGAATTTAAGTCATGGAGGAGCTTCTGTTTCCAATACGAGTGGGAGTATAGGCGGTAGTATTCAGCTAGATAATAAACCGCTTACCCAAAAAGGTTGGAGTGGTCAGTTTGTGCAGGGACTCGGAAGTTATTCAACTTATGATGAATTCGGGCAGCTAAACTATGTGGCAAATAAATGGCAAACTAAAACGCGATTATATTACGGCTATTCGGCTAATGACTTTTCATTTAAAAACAAAGAAATAAAAGATCTTGAAAATCCATTAGCTCCATATCCAATACAGGTTAATAAAGAAGCAGAGTATCATAAAGCAGGGATATTACAAGAGGTTTATTTCAGGCCCACGTTAAAAGACCAGCTCTCTTTTAATATATGGTCGATGTATACGGATCGTAAATTACCAAGATTAACAACCAGTGAAGCCGATGAAAACGCCAATATAAACAGCCAATTTGATGAAACACTCAAAGCTGTTGTTTCATGGAATAGATATGAACATTCAGCTAATTATTTTCTTAGGTTAGGTTATGATCACCAGGACCTTGATTTTTGGCTTAAAAATCAGATCAGTGGAGGAGATATTGTTAAAGCTATTAATTCAACAGCAACCTCAAACTCATTTTATTTTCAATCAGAACTGAATAAAAGCTTCATTGAGGATAAATTGAAATTGAAGGGAAGATTGGATTACACCCTAAGTAAAGTCATCTCAGCAGAAGAAGTTAAAATGACTGGTTATGAAGAAAATAGAAGCGATTTATCCTTTCTTTTATCGGCAGAGGCCAATCTGACTAAACGCTTATTCTTAACAGCTTTAGTTCGACAAGGAATTATTGATGGAGATTATTATGCCTCTCCTTTTTTAGGCACAGAGTTTCTTATCAATGAAAATTACGACTGGAAACTAAAGTTGAATATTAGTCAGACCTTCCATTATCCAACACTCAACGATTTATATTACTTACCCGGAGGAAATCCAAATCTTTTACCGGAGCGTTCTAATGCTATTGAAATAGGAACATCTATTTCAAAAAAGTTAAATGATACGTTTAATTTTTGGGTAGATATCAATGCCTATTCATCAACGGTAAAAAACTGGATTATTTGGTTGCCTTCCTATAATCAATTTTGGGTTCCGGAAAATATGCGTGAAGTAAAATCCAAAGGTGTGGAAAGTAAGATTGGAATTTCCGGAGGTCGTCGATTTACGTTTAAATCACATGTTAATTTTGCATGGACACACTCCGTAAATAATGACGACCCACGTAATTGGGCTGATGAATCGGTTGGTAAGCAATTAGTATATATTCCGGAATATTCTGGCAACCTGTTCAGTAATATTGCTTATAAAGGTTATTACATTTCCTATTTTTTCAATTATTACAGTACGCGATACACTACTACCAGTAACGAGAAGGAAACTAAACGCGATTTTCTTTACCCTTATTTGATGAGTGATATGGCTATAGGGAAAGACTTCAAGCTTCGTAAAACATATGTTGGACTTCAGGTTAAGGTGTTAAATCTCTTT
- a CDS encoding NAD-dependent epimerase/dehydratase family protein: MKILVTGANGHLGNNIVRYLLNENIQVFSGVRAGADVSMLTTLSTEIVTLDYKSVKQLSEIFSQGDVVIHTAAVFKRWARNAQKEIIDQNVNLSENIVNAAADAGIKKLIYISSLAALDDTQQPMDETSWNQLKQRPYSYSKSLSEQKAIQIAKERGLTISTLLPSAIIGENFNGLTPTLKIFADIVNNKLPMIPHFNFLFINVKDVARAAFLAIEYARDGERYIISDTCKYSIEQVFELAQRSFPQLKLKKPSIAPKPMLYFMACLGENISKITGKEPLLTVEDLNELWNASPQVNVSKAKRELGFEASAVEAGMLETFKFLNPALR, translated from the coding sequence ATGAAAATATTAGTAACAGGCGCAAATGGCCATTTAGGCAACAACATTGTAAGGTATTTGCTAAATGAGAATATTCAGGTGTTTTCAGGTGTGCGAGCTGGCGCCGACGTCTCGATGCTTACCACTCTATCTACAGAAATTGTAACGCTTGATTATAAATCGGTAAAACAATTATCAGAGATATTCAGTCAGGGCGATGTAGTTATTCATACCGCCGCGGTATTTAAGCGTTGGGCCAGAAATGCACAGAAAGAGATAATTGACCAAAATGTAAACTTATCAGAAAATATTGTGAATGCCGCTGCTGATGCGGGCATCAAAAAACTTATTTACATTAGCAGTTTAGCCGCATTAGATGACACACAACAGCCAATGGACGAAACCAGTTGGAATCAACTTAAGCAACGGCCTTATTCGTATTCAAAATCACTCTCTGAACAAAAAGCCATACAAATTGCTAAAGAACGCGGCTTGACCATTTCTACTTTATTGCCTTCTGCTATCATTGGCGAAAATTTCAATGGATTAACTCCCACTCTTAAGATATTTGCTGACATAGTTAATAATAAACTCCCTATGATACCCCACTTTAATTTCTTGTTTATCAATGTGAAGGATGTTGCAAGGGCAGCTTTTTTGGCAATTGAATATGCTAGAGATGGTGAGCGATATATTATTTCGGATACTTGTAAGTATAGCATTGAACAAGTGTTTGAGCTGGCACAGCGTAGTTTTCCACAGTTGAAACTGAAAAAGCCTTCCATTGCTCCAAAGCCAATGTTGTATTTTATGGCATGTCTGGGAGAGAATATAAGTAAGATTACAGGAAAGGAACCTCTATTGACTGTTGAAGATCTTAATGAGTTATGGAATGCATCGCCTCAGGTAAATGTTTCAAAAGCTAAGAGAGAACTTGGATTCGAAGCATCAGCTGTTGAGGCAGGTATGCTCGAAACATTTAAGTTTTTAAATCCTGCTTTGCGTTAG
- a CDS encoding Crp/Fnr family transcriptional regulator yields MHISLFNILSQFRKFSEQELKLIQSQLVFRTVKENEILLERGAICREIIFVNHGVLRTYINNNDGEELTHYFIKENQFIADIESFNSLTPATESIQAICDSDLIILSRKGIDFLLSTITQWQETMLQIAQKSLMEKIYTRNAYLGVDATSRYLKFIEEQGDIALRVPQSIIASYLGITPQSLSRIRKQVR; encoded by the coding sequence ATGCATATAAGCTTATTCAATATTTTGAGTCAATTTAGAAAGTTCAGTGAACAAGAGTTGAAGCTTATCCAATCGCAGTTAGTGTTTCGAACTGTAAAGGAGAATGAAATTTTGCTGGAAAGGGGAGCAATTTGCAGAGAGATAATTTTTGTTAATCATGGAGTGCTTCGCACCTATATTAATAATAATGATGGAGAAGAATTAACACATTATTTTATTAAAGAGAATCAGTTTATTGCTGATATTGAAAGTTTTAACAGCCTTACTCCGGCAACGGAAAGTATACAGGCGATTTGTGATTCAGATTTAATAATCCTATCGAGAAAGGGTATTGATTTCCTTCTTTCAACCATCACTCAATGGCAGGAAACCATGTTGCAAATTGCTCAAAAATCATTAATGGAGAAGATATACACACGTAATGCCTATTTAGGAGTGGATGCTACTTCCCGTTATTTAAAATTTATTGAAGAGCAGGGTGATATTGCATTACGTGTTCCCCAGTCAATAATTGCCTCTTATTTAGGTATTACTCCTCAATCACTTAGCCGTATAAGAAAACAAGTTCGCTAG
- a CDS encoding alpha/beta fold hydrolase: MKKLLLAALICIAAAARSQNVGVTAINLENIGYPYPVNFLDVAIEGNTYQMAYMDVKPEKPNGKTVVLLHGKNFCGAYWGQTAKTLAELGYRIIIPDQIGFGKSSKPEHLQYSFQMLANNTRLILDELGIMKATIVGHSMGGMLATRFALMFPEATEKLVLENPIGLEDWQQKVPYKPIDWWYENEMAATYESIKDYQLTNYYGGNWKPEYDQWLDIQAGWTKNQNYKIIAWNSALTYDMIFTQPVCYEFYQLQVSTLLIIGQRDRTALGKNLVSPDIASTMGDYPELGKKTASLIPGSTLVELDNVGHLPHIEDFNKFIAPLKEFLKKP; the protein is encoded by the coding sequence ATGAAAAAGTTACTACTAGCTGCTTTAATCTGTATAGCTGCCGCCGCCAGGTCACAAAATGTAGGAGTAACAGCTATAAATCTTGAGAATATTGGTTATCCATATCCGGTAAATTTCCTGGATGTGGCAATTGAGGGTAATACCTATCAAATGGCATATATGGATGTAAAACCGGAAAAACCAAATGGAAAAACGGTGGTATTGCTTCATGGTAAGAATTTTTGTGGTGCCTATTGGGGGCAAACGGCAAAAACCTTAGCAGAGCTTGGGTATCGCATTATTATTCCTGATCAAATCGGGTTTGGTAAATCATCTAAACCAGAGCATTTGCAATATTCTTTTCAAATGCTTGCCAACAACACCCGTTTAATTTTGGATGAACTTGGAATTATGAAAGCAACCATCGTGGGACATTCAATGGGCGGAATGTTGGCAACTCGCTTTGCCCTAATGTTTCCCGAGGCAACAGAAAAATTGGTACTCGAAAACCCAATTGGTTTAGAAGACTGGCAGCAAAAGGTACCTTATAAGCCAATCGATTGGTGGTATGAAAATGAAATGGCCGCTACATATGAAAGTATAAAGGATTATCAACTGACAAATTATTATGGCGGAAATTGGAAACCAGAGTATGATCAATGGCTGGATATTCAGGCAGGGTGGACGAAGAATCAGAATTATAAAATCATTGCATGGAATTCTGCATTGACTTATGATATGATCTTTACTCAACCAGTATGTTATGAGTTTTATCAATTGCAGGTTTCTACATTATTAATCATAGGTCAAAGAGATAGAACGGCATTAGGAAAAAACCTGGTGTCTCCTGACATTGCATCCACTATGGGTGATTATCCTGAATTGGGAAAGAAAACAGCATCGTTAATTCCTGGTTCAACATTGGTAGAACTTGATAATGTCGGACATTTGCCACATATTGAAGATTTTAATAAATTTATTGCTCCTTTAAAAGAGTTCCTAAAGAAACCATAA
- a CDS encoding antibiotic biosynthesis monooxygenase family protein: protein MILEKAILDVIPDKVEQFEENFLVAQQIISSMNGYRWHQLQKCIEKPSRYLLLVEWETLEDHTIGFRNSVEYQRWKELLHKFYDPFPTVEHYELVVSQNNR from the coding sequence ATGATTTTAGAAAAAGCCATCTTAGATGTAATCCCCGATAAAGTTGAACAGTTTGAAGAAAACTTTCTGGTCGCTCAGCAAATAATCAGTTCTATGAATGGTTACAGGTGGCATCAACTTCAAAAATGTATTGAAAAACCTAGCCGCTATTTATTACTGGTAGAATGGGAAACTTTGGAAGATCATACAATAGGATTCAGAAACTCAGTGGAGTATCAGCGTTGGAAAGAACTGCTACACAAATTCTATGATCCATTTCCTACTGTTGAACACTATGAATTAGTAGTTTCTCAAAACAATCGATAA
- a CDS encoding DUF5074 domain-containing protein — translation MKKYLFYLPLLVSLFFTACSKDDQKDIIEPITPGKYADGFFIINEGWFGHENGSVNFYKYGEDTIRTNVFKKENTGKELGVSTEYGSVFNGKLYIVSKQGPFVVADAGSLKETGRITELPANGRAFCGINATTGLITTADGVYPINLSTFAIGTKINGIAGETGAIWANDKYAFVISQANGIYVINSATLAVVKNYAKGAIGFALSKDGSLWAATENSLIEINPQTLTFKEINVPKAPFASWYAWEPGSLTASTSENAIYFVSGSSSWSPTQIYKYVIGDEASLSKPLVTLPENKVFYGSGLRFDPVKKQLIAYTVQSGWGENYKYNSLYFFNASNGEKVKEINFEGFYFPAVAVFQ, via the coding sequence ATGAAAAAGTACCTCTTTTATTTACCCCTTTTAGTATCGCTTTTCTTTACTGCATGTAGCAAAGATGATCAGAAGGATATCATTGAGCCAATAACGCCTGGAAAGTATGCCGATGGATTCTTTATTATTAACGAAGGCTGGTTCGGACATGAAAATGGCAGTGTAAACTTCTATAAATATGGTGAAGATACCATCAGAACGAATGTATTTAAAAAAGAAAATACTGGTAAAGAACTTGGTGTTAGTACTGAATATGGTTCTGTTTTCAATGGCAAGCTATATATTGTCTCAAAACAAGGTCCGTTTGTAGTTGCTGATGCTGGTTCTTTAAAGGAAACCGGAAGGATTACTGAATTACCTGCAAATGGTCGTGCTTTTTGTGGTATTAATGCTACTACAGGTTTAATTACTACTGCCGATGGTGTTTATCCTATTAATCTATCAACATTTGCTATTGGTACAAAGATCAATGGTATTGCCGGAGAAACAGGCGCTATTTGGGCTAACGATAAATATGCATTCGTAATTAGCCAAGCCAATGGGATTTATGTTATTAATAGTGCAACATTGGCTGTAGTTAAAAATTATGCTAAAGGTGCAATTGGTTTTGCTTTGTCAAAAGACGGAAGCTTATGGGCAGCAACTGAAAACTCATTAATTGAAATCAATCCACAAACATTAACATTTAAAGAAATTAATGTTCCGAAAGCCCCTTTTGCATCATGGTATGCTTGGGAACCTGGTAGCTTGACTGCTTCAACTTCTGAAAACGCCATCTACTTTGTATCAGGAAGCTCAAGTTGGTCACCTACTCAAATCTATAAATATGTAATCGGCGACGAAGCCTCGTTAAGCAAGCCACTTGTTACGCTGCCTGAAAACAAAGTATTTTATGGTAGCGGTTTAAGATTCGACCCTGTTAAAAAACAACTAATTGCATATACAGTGCAATCAGGATGGGGTGAAAACTATAAATACAATTCTCTTTATTTCTTTAATGCCAGCAACGGGGAAAAAGTAAAGGAAATTAATTTCGAAGGTTTCTATTTCCCTGCAGTTGCCGTATTTCAATAA
- a CDS encoding glycoside hydrolase family 18 protein, translating into MISPKIKVLFSILALACFSLPVFAQQNNKFQVIAYFFGSPEQAEKVPAEKLTHIIFSFCHLKGNKLNVDNAGDTATIKSLVGLKKQNPQLKVILSLGGWGGCETCSDVFSSAAARTEFAESVKQLNNYFGTDGIDLDWEYPAIEGLPGHKFGPQDKPNFTALVTELRRVLGKKQEISFATGGFQKCLEESIDWKNVMPQVNYVNLMSYDLVNGYSMVTGHHTGLYSVPQLKESADNGVSYLLKQGVPAGKIIVGSAFYGRMFEGVENVNNGLFQSGKFKQGISYAQIREQMPNQTDFVYHWDDLAKAPYLYSAEKKLFITYDDKRSIEYKTQYVIDKKLGGIMFWEIEEDAPTDGLLDVIVNVKKNGSSLK; encoded by the coding sequence ATGATATCACCTAAGATCAAAGTACTCTTTTCTATCCTTGCGTTAGCGTGTTTTTCGCTTCCGGTTTTTGCTCAGCAAAATAATAAGTTCCAGGTAATTGCCTATTTCTTTGGTTCCCCAGAACAAGCTGAAAAAGTTCCTGCTGAAAAGCTCACGCATATAATTTTCAGTTTTTGCCATTTAAAAGGAAATAAACTGAATGTTGATAATGCTGGTGATACCGCTACAATAAAAAGCTTGGTAGGATTGAAAAAACAGAATCCTCAGTTAAAAGTTATTCTGTCATTAGGTGGATGGGGTGGTTGCGAAACCTGTTCAGATGTTTTCTCTTCAGCTGCTGCAAGAACGGAGTTTGCTGAATCGGTAAAGCAATTGAATAATTACTTCGGTACAGACGGTATCGATTTAGATTGGGAGTATCCGGCAATTGAAGGCCTGCCAGGTCATAAGTTTGGTCCTCAGGATAAGCCTAACTTTACCGCATTGGTTACTGAACTTCGTCGTGTTTTAGGAAAAAAGCAGGAAATTAGTTTTGCAACTGGTGGTTTCCAAAAATGTCTTGAAGAATCAATTGATTGGAAAAATGTAATGCCTCAGGTTAATTATGTAAATCTAATGAGTTATGATTTGGTGAATGGTTATTCAATGGTTACCGGTCATCATACCGGATTATATTCTGTACCTCAGTTAAAAGAATCCGCAGATAATGGGGTAAGTTATTTACTGAAACAAGGTGTTCCGGCAGGTAAGATTATTGTCGGATCGGCTTTTTACGGTCGCATGTTTGAAGGAGTAGAAAACGTAAATAATGGTCTGTTCCAATCTGGTAAGTTCAAACAGGGAATTTCTTATGCACAAATTAGGGAACAAATGCCAAATCAAACCGATTTTGTTTATCACTGGGATGACCTGGCTAAAGCGCCTTATTTATACAGCGCCGAGAAAAAGCTGTTTATAACTTATGATGATAAAAGATCCATCGAATACAAAACACAATATGTGATCGATAAAAAATTAGGAGGTATCATGTTCTGGGAGATCGAAGAGGACGCCCCAACAGATGGATTACTGGATGTTATCGTTAACGTAAAAAAGAATGGTAGCTCACTGAAATAA
- a CDS encoding ChbG/HpnK family deacetylase yields MKKQLFLLFLLFGGFISSAIAQTPALLLRLDDNGMNHSVNTAIKEVAETGIPFSTSVMFACPWYQETVSILKNYPNLSVGVHLTLNAEWKYYRWGPVAGRTAVPSLVDSNGYFYSSTAQFLASNYKLDEVEKELAAQIERALNSGLKIDYVDYHMGTAMSTPEMRTIVEKLAKKYGLGISHYFGEQYKTMFEIPVVKKQEVFFDHLTHLDPKGVALMIFHVSKFDPEMQALIDMNSPDMQAVNNEPIVAIHRSTELKILLSKEFQDMVKKGKVKLITYKDLIKDNGLTNMKSPFTN; encoded by the coding sequence ATGAAAAAACAATTATTCCTCCTATTCTTGTTATTCGGTGGATTTATATCCTCAGCTATTGCGCAAACACCAGCTTTATTGCTAAGGTTAGATGATAATGGAATGAACCACTCGGTAAATACTGCAATAAAAGAAGTAGCCGAAACAGGCATTCCTTTTTCAACATCTGTTATGTTTGCTTGTCCGTGGTACCAGGAAACTGTTTCGATACTTAAAAATTACCCAAATCTCTCGGTTGGTGTTCACCTTACATTAAATGCCGAATGGAAATATTATCGTTGGGGGCCTGTGGCGGGGAGAACTGCCGTACCTAGTCTGGTTGATTCAAATGGCTATTTTTATTCATCTACTGCTCAGTTTTTGGCTAGCAATTACAAATTAGACGAAGTTGAAAAGGAACTAGCCGCACAGATTGAACGTGCCTTAAACTCAGGATTAAAAATTGATTATGTTGATTATCACATGGGAACAGCCATGTCGACCCCAGAAATGAGGACTATTGTAGAAAAACTTGCAAAGAAATACGGCTTAGGTATATCACATTACTTTGGAGAACAATACAAAACAATGTTTGAAATACCAGTTGTAAAAAAGCAAGAAGTTTTCTTTGATCACTTGACACATCTTGATCCAAAAGGAGTTGCACTAATGATTTTTCACGTTTCAAAGTTTGATCCCGAAATGCAGGCTTTAATTGACATGAACAGCCCTGATATGCAAGCTGTTAATAACGAACCAATAGTCGCCATTCATCGTTCGACCGAACTTAAAATTTTGCTTTCTAAGGAATTTCAGGACATGGTTAAAAAAGGGAAAGTAAAATTGATAACTTATAAAGATTTGATCAAGGATAATGGGTTAACAAACATGAAATCTCCTTTTACAAATTAG
- a CDS encoding FMN-binding negative transcriptional regulator, translating to MHTPKNYRNENIDEIHDFIKHNSFGILINQVDGKPWATHIPLVLDKNEEGSSVLVGHISRANPQWKEFQNNEQVMVIFSGPHTYISPSWYDHENVPTWNYLAVHVYGTIKIMEGESLYNALAKLVDKYEVHSERPVSVHTMSQEMVRKEMKGVVGFEISMDEVQATYKLSQNRDKHNHTLIIEELEKKGEANATEIANEMRKRVPEK from the coding sequence ATGCATACACCAAAAAATTATCGCAACGAAAATATTGATGAGATTCATGACTTTATTAAACATAACAGCTTTGGCATTTTAATAAATCAGGTGGACGGAAAACCTTGGGCTACACATATCCCTTTGGTGTTAGATAAAAATGAAGAGGGAAGTAGTGTTTTGGTAGGGCATATCTCTAGGGCAAATCCTCAGTGGAAAGAATTTCAAAACAATGAACAAGTGATGGTGATATTTTCAGGACCTCATACTTATATATCCCCTTCCTGGTACGATCATGAAAATGTTCCGACCTGGAATTATTTAGCTGTACATGTCTATGGCACGATTAAGATAATGGAAGGTGAATCTTTGTATAATGCGCTTGCAAAATTAGTGGACAAATATGAAGTACATTCAGAACGGCCTGTTTCTGTGCATACAATGTCGCAAGAGATGGTAAGAAAAGAAATGAAAGGTGTAGTTGGATTTGAGATTAGTATGGATGAAGTACAAGCTACCTACAAACTTTCGCAGAACAGAGATAAACATAACCACACCTTGATTATTGAGGAGTTAGAAAAGAAAGGTGAAGCGAATGCTACTGAAATAGCGAATGAAATGAGAAAAAGAGTACCTGAGAAATAA
- a CDS encoding GNAT family N-acetyltransferase has protein sequence MQIRKADLNDISQLKELYYNTITTINVFDYNAEQIAAWASTADRTDSLANRIESQYFYICETTEGIITGFSSLEEDGYLDLMYVHKDYQRQGIATLLLNAIISKATELNLTGLTTEASITAKSFFIKNGFEVTEEQKVFINYIGLTNYKMRFNFKS, from the coding sequence ATGCAAATAAGAAAAGCTGATCTGAATGATATCTCTCAACTTAAGGAGTTATACTACAATACAATCACCACTATAAATGTCTTCGATTATAACGCTGAGCAAATTGCAGCATGGGCATCCACTGCCGATCGTACCGATTCGTTAGCTAACAGGATAGAATCCCAATATTTTTATATTTGCGAGACGACGGAAGGAATAATTACCGGCTTTTCTTCACTTGAAGAAGATGGTTACCTGGACCTGATGTACGTTCATAAAGATTACCAGCGACAAGGAATTGCGACGCTGTTATTGAATGCAATTATTAGCAAAGCGACTGAATTAAACCTGACCGGGTTAACTACCGAAGCTAGTATAACAGCAAAGTCATTCTTTATTAAAAATGGCTTTGAAGTTACTGAAGAACAAAAAGTCTTTATTAACTATATTGGTCTTACTAATTATAAAATGAGGTTCAACTTTAAGAGCTAA